Genomic segment of Dactylococcopsis salina PCC 8305:
TATGGAACAACCGATGAAACGATCGCCTATCGTAATAATGTCGAATGCAAAACCGCCCTGTTGAAAAAAGCGATCGCGGAACATGGGGACGATCGCGCTTGTATGGTTGGCGATACGGAAGCCGACATTCTCGCCGCCCAAGCCACAGGAATCAGCGCGATCGCCCTCACCTGTGGCATTCGTAGCAGTAATTATCTCCAACAATTTCAACCCGATTACATTGAAAACGATCTTCTTTCGCTTACAAAAACTTACCTGAGTTAATCTTTGTCCAGTTTGTCCCAAAAGTAGTTTAAGGGATAGTAAACCACTGGCGCCCATAAACTACTCAGCAACGCCGAGACGATCGCGATCGTTTGATGTTGAGTCCAAATTGTCGTCAAGCGAGAAAAGTCTAAAATCGTATATTGAAGGGCGGTAAAGGTTTCTGCAATCACTGCCATCACAAAGACAATCAGCGCGATCGAGATGAAGTCTTCTTGAATATACTTTTCCTTATCAATCCGTCCTGTTAAAAATCCCACTAAAGCTAAACTAAACACATGAGAGGGACTTGATAGGCTCATCCCATCTTGAATTAATCCCGCTGCCATCCCTCCGATTATCCCTTGCCAAGGCGGTCGTTTAATACTCCAAGCCACCACCCAAATTAACAACCAATGCGGTCCCAATCCCAATAAAACTGTCCCTTGAAAACGGGTTGGGGAAAGGAGGCCACACAAAAGCAGGGAACTGATAGTAATTAGACAATTCACAATTCGCAATTAAGAAGAATAGAAGACCAATAATGGTAACTCGCTCTCGACAGTGATGGATGTTGGGTTTCACCGAACCTACGGTGTTGATTGTTCGATTTTAAGGAATTATATCAGGTTCGCCCGATCGATAAATTAGTCATTAGTCATTAGTCATTAGTCATTGGTCATTAGTCATTAGTCATTAGTCATTAGGTAGAGACCTTCCATACTTCGACAAGAGTTCGGCGAGGCTCACTCGAGCCGCTCAGTAACAGGAACGTCTGTATATTAGTCATTGGGAAAACTGATCTCTTACTAATCACGAAGGACAAAGAACGAAGGACAAAGGACAACCATGTAGGCTCTTGTGAAGCTAGCGCGAAACCCAACACCAATCATAAGTAAATACTCGATCGGGTCAGGGTTTCAGTTTAATTCAGCAAACCTAAACTAGAACTCAATCCATACAGTGATCGATGTTGGGTTTCACCCAACCTACTACTGACCGATCGATGTTGGGTTT
This window contains:
- the mreD gene encoding rod shape-determining protein MreD; this translates as MNCLITISSLLLCGLLSPTRFQGTVLLGLGPHWLLIWVVAWSIKRPPWQGIIGGMAAGLIQDGMSLSSPSHVFSLALVGFLTGRIDKEKYIQEDFISIALIVFVMAVIAETFTALQYTILDFSRLTTIWTQHQTIAIVSALLSSLWAPVVYYPLNYFWDKLDKD